A stretch of the Acidobacteriota bacterium genome encodes the following:
- a CDS encoding nucleotide sugar dehydrogenase, whose protein sequence is MSSTPSHRDPQAPELHDLSWICVSPSTPLKQILERHQGAPERGLPAGIALVLDEEGGLLGTVTDGDARRALLRTEDLTTPAREVMRPDPIRLPEGLSFREILRRLPKELERRGRRSQRFLGKIILVDEQDRPTRVLDYHQLWEQRVASHRHVTVVGLGYVGLTLALVLAEEGLRVTGVDLDEDKICALEEGRPYVHEPGLPELLREQLSHSFSVTTDLPEGSDVFIVAVGTPVEAGLDSQRPEPSLAMLEAATRAVAARLTPGALVILRSTVPVGTTRGFVLPLLEQLTGLRGGRDFHLSFAPERTAEGRALEELRTLPQIIGGLDEDSVEATAALFRELTHTLVRVESIEAAELAKLVNNSFRDLSFAFANQVVQLAAPFNLDAVEVIQAANRGYPRDPVPLPSPGVGGPCLSKDPYILAAARQPSGEISSTDGLTLSELGRRVNESMVQWVATAVLSQLRRLGKEPGECSVLICGLAFKGQPETSDIRSSTSLEIARLLSLEVGELFGHDPVVAPEEIAAAGLQPAQLPAGFDGMDAVLFLNNHRSYSRLDVFATIRALAEPPLLFDGWHLFRPEEVLQARPGIYMGLGFTRSSLEES, encoded by the coding sequence ATGAGCTCCACCCCATCCCATCGAGATCCCCAGGCTCCCGAGCTCCATGACTTGAGCTGGATCTGCGTGAGCCCGTCCACGCCGCTGAAGCAGATCCTGGAGCGTCATCAAGGAGCGCCCGAGCGCGGGCTGCCGGCGGGGATCGCTCTGGTGTTGGACGAGGAGGGCGGCCTCCTGGGCACCGTCACCGATGGAGACGCCCGCCGCGCCCTGCTGCGCACCGAGGATCTGACCACTCCCGCCCGGGAGGTGATGCGTCCGGACCCCATCCGGCTGCCGGAAGGACTGAGCTTTCGCGAAATTCTCCGCCGACTGCCCAAGGAGCTCGAGCGCCGGGGCCGCCGCAGCCAGCGTTTCCTGGGCAAGATCATCCTGGTGGACGAGCAGGACCGCCCGACCCGGGTGCTCGACTATCACCAACTGTGGGAGCAGCGGGTCGCGTCCCACCGCCATGTGACGGTAGTCGGTCTGGGGTATGTCGGGCTGACCCTGGCGCTGGTGCTGGCGGAGGAGGGATTGCGGGTCACCGGCGTCGACCTCGACGAGGACAAGATCTGCGCCCTCGAAGAAGGCCGCCCCTACGTCCACGAGCCAGGCCTGCCGGAGCTCCTGCGGGAGCAGTTGAGTCACAGCTTCTCGGTCACCACCGACCTGCCGGAGGGCAGCGATGTGTTCATCGTTGCGGTGGGCACGCCGGTGGAGGCGGGCCTGGACTCGCAGCGGCCGGAACCCAGCCTCGCCATGCTCGAAGCAGCGACCCGGGCGGTGGCCGCCCGGCTCACCCCCGGCGCCCTGGTCATCCTCCGCTCCACGGTGCCCGTGGGCACCACCCGGGGCTTCGTGCTGCCCCTCCTGGAGCAGCTCACGGGCCTGCGGGGTGGCCGGGACTTCCATCTCAGCTTCGCTCCGGAGCGCACCGCCGAGGGCCGGGCTCTGGAGGAGCTGCGCACCCTGCCGCAAATCATCGGCGGTCTCGACGAGGACAGCGTCGAAGCCACCGCCGCCCTCTTCCGGGAGCTCACCCACACCTTGGTGCGGGTCGAGTCCATCGAGGCCGCGGAGCTGGCGAAGCTGGTCAACAACTCCTTCCGGGACCTCTCCTTCGCCTTCGCCAACCAGGTGGTCCAGCTGGCGGCGCCGTTCAATCTGGATGCCGTGGAGGTGATCCAAGCCGCCAACCGCGGCTATCCCCGCGACCCGGTACCACTGCCCAGCCCAGGAGTCGGCGGCCCCTGCCTAAGCAAGGACCCCTACATCCTCGCCGCCGCCCGCCAGCCTTCCGGGGAGATCTCGTCCACCGATGGCCTCACCCTCTCCGAGCTCGGCCGGCGGGTCAACGAATCGATGGTGCAATGGGTCGCAACGGCGGTGCTCTCGCAGCTCCGGCGGCTGGGGAAAGAGCCTGGGGAGTGCTCCGTGTTGATCTGCGGCCTGGCGTTCAAGGGGCAGCCGGAGACCTCGGATATTCGATCCTCGACTTCGCTGGAGATCGCCCGGCTTCTCTCTCTGGAGGTCGGCGAGCTCTTCGGTCACGATCCGGTGGTGGCGCCGGAAGAGATCGCCGCCGCCGGGCTCCAGCCGGCCCAGCTGCCGGCGGGCTTCGACGGCATGGATGCGGTGCTCTTCCTCAACAACCATCGCTCCTACTCTCGCCTCGACGTCTTCGCCACTATTCGCGCCCTGGCGGAGCCGCCGTTGCTCTTCGACGGCTGGCATCTCTTCCGGCCCGAGGAAGTGCTCCAGGCTCGGCCGGGAATCTACATGGGGCTGGGCTTCACGCGTTCGTCCCTGGAGGAGTCATGA